From Ramlibacter agri, a single genomic window includes:
- a CDS encoding PAS domain-containing sensor histidine kinase: MDRPLTSTEYRLLVEHSPVLLWRAGLDAKCDYFNETWLAFTGRSMAQELGDGWAGGVHPDDLQRCVAYYLDYFHRRQAFEMEYRLRRHDGAYRWIFDRGVPFTDDSGVFAGFIGSCIDVDERRQGEDAQQRQAREQLELARDFEKWILAIVSHDIRDPLNAIGLAAQVLARTGAAAAPGQKQAEVITRAVGRIRHIVGDLLDLSREREGAGIAVDPQPTDLRALCQHIIDELRALAVDRPISFDCEVDGRGAWDEQRILQALSNLASNAVQHGTPGSPVGLRLTGDAQRVALEVHNEGEIPAEVLPRIFEPFGSGRQHGGRGEGLGLGLFIAKAIAEAHGGGLEVDSPPGGTTFRMVLPRASGAASAPATPTPGTASSRPASSG; this comes from the coding sequence ATGGACCGGCCGCTGACGTCCACCGAATACCGACTGCTTGTCGAGCACTCGCCGGTGCTGCTGTGGCGCGCGGGCCTCGACGCGAAGTGCGACTACTTCAATGAGACCTGGCTCGCCTTCACCGGCCGCAGCATGGCGCAGGAGCTGGGCGACGGCTGGGCCGGGGGCGTGCACCCGGACGACCTGCAGCGCTGCGTCGCGTATTACCTCGATTATTTCCACCGGCGCCAGGCCTTCGAGATGGAATACCGGCTGCGCCGCCACGACGGCGCCTACCGGTGGATCTTCGACCGGGGCGTGCCCTTCACGGACGACAGCGGCGTGTTCGCCGGCTTCATCGGCAGCTGCATCGACGTCGACGAGCGCCGCCAGGGCGAGGACGCGCAGCAGCGGCAAGCCCGCGAACAGCTGGAGCTGGCGCGCGACTTCGAGAAGTGGATCCTGGCCATCGTCAGCCACGACATCCGCGACCCGCTGAACGCCATCGGGCTGGCCGCGCAGGTGCTGGCCCGGACCGGCGCGGCCGCGGCGCCCGGGCAGAAGCAGGCCGAGGTGATCACGCGGGCCGTGGGCCGCATCCGGCACATCGTGGGCGACCTGCTCGACCTGTCGCGCGAGCGCGAAGGCGCCGGCATCGCGGTGGACCCCCAGCCCACGGACCTGCGCGCTCTGTGCCAGCACATCATCGACGAGCTGCGGGCCTTGGCCGTCGACCGGCCGATCAGCTTCGACTGCGAGGTCGATGGGCGCGGCGCCTGGGACGAGCAGCGCATCCTGCAGGCGCTGTCCAACCTGGCCTCCAACGCCGTGCAGCACGGCACGCCCGGCTCGCCGGTGGGGCTGCGCCTGACGGGCGATGCGCAGCGCGTGGCGCTGGAGGTGCACAACGAGGGCGAGATTCCCGCCGAGGTCCTGCCGCGCATCTTCGAACCCTTCGGCTCCGGGCGCCAACACGGCGGCCGCGGCGAAGGGCTGGGGCTGGGGCTGTTCATCGCCAAGGCCATCGCCGAGGCCCACGGCGGCGGGCTGGAGGTGGATTCGCCGCCGGGGGGAACGACCTTCCGCATGGTGCTGCCGCGCGCTAGCGGGGCAGCCAGCGCTCCAGCGACACCGACACCGGGTACTGCATCTTCCAGGCCTGCATCATCGGGCTGA
- a CDS encoding high-potential iron-sulfur protein, whose protein sequence is MPANRRVFMLRVAAAGSALATVASQAQPAKVSEKDPQAVALGYVEDTKRADSKKFPKHAPDQKCDNCQLFQGKPSDASGPCAIFGGKLVAGGGWCSAWTKKA, encoded by the coding sequence ATGCCAGCCAATCGCCGTGTGTTCATGCTCAGGGTCGCCGCCGCGGGTTCCGCGCTGGCCACCGTGGCGAGCCAGGCCCAGCCAGCAAAGGTCAGCGAGAAGGATCCCCAGGCCGTCGCCCTGGGCTACGTCGAAGACACCAAGCGGGCCGACAGCAAGAAATTCCCCAAGCACGCGCCCGACCAGAAGTGCGACAACTGCCAGCTCTTCCAGGGCAAGCCCTCGGACGCGAGCGGCCCCTGCGCCATCTTCGGCGGCAAGCTGGTGGCCGGCGGCGGCTGGTGCAGCGCCTGGACCAAGAAGGCCTAA
- a CDS encoding MFS transporter translates to MCVGVMGTALASPLYPLYQSAWNLRASDITHIFVVYMFGVLVSLLFMGRLTARFGFLAILRIGLVLMTFGVALSAVVGGVPSFMFARLVIGIASGMISTSAATGMVQVGTGRDPRRLSAITTMAMTLGFGMGPLVGGLIAQWVPHPLQTAYVPSALMGLLAVYALFQLSVPVPVHEAPHGGSWRSAIKQWLPSIAMPPRMGRRHFWIASLGAFSAFGMFSLYASLAPSFMRELVPWHGPAVSGGTIAAILFLSSAFQFMVRQWRTKTIVVVSGFALAAANLLLAWTTFGRTALLFAASVLVTSFGHALANVAGMSVIGKLTHPGHRSGLLASYMIVGYLGTIVPILAVGWLADHLGLSQAVALFSYAIAALTAAVAVWAARTKELPVPDGA, encoded by the coding sequence ATGTGCGTGGGGGTGATGGGCACCGCCCTCGCCAGCCCGCTCTATCCCCTGTACCAGTCCGCCTGGAACCTGCGGGCGAGCGACATCACCCACATCTTCGTCGTCTACATGTTCGGCGTGCTGGTCAGCCTGCTGTTCATGGGCCGGCTGACGGCGCGCTTCGGCTTCCTGGCCATCCTGCGGATCGGCCTGGTGCTCATGACCTTCGGCGTGGCGCTGTCCGCCGTGGTCGGGGGCGTGCCCTCCTTCATGTTCGCGCGCCTGGTCATCGGCATCGCCTCCGGGATGATCAGCACGTCGGCGGCGACCGGCATGGTGCAGGTCGGGACCGGGCGCGACCCGCGGCGGCTGTCGGCCATCACCACGATGGCGATGACGCTGGGCTTCGGCATGGGCCCGCTGGTGGGCGGCCTGATCGCCCAGTGGGTGCCGCACCCGCTGCAGACGGCCTATGTGCCTTCGGCCTTGATGGGCCTGCTGGCGGTGTACGCGCTGTTCCAGCTGTCCGTGCCGGTGCCGGTGCACGAAGCGCCGCACGGTGGCTCCTGGCGCTCGGCGATCAAGCAGTGGCTGCCTTCGATCGCCATGCCGCCGCGCATGGGGCGGCGCCATTTCTGGATCGCCAGCCTCGGCGCCTTCAGTGCCTTCGGCATGTTCAGCCTCTATGCGTCGCTAGCGCCGAGCTTCATGCGCGAGCTGGTGCCCTGGCACGGGCCGGCCGTCAGCGGCGGCACCATCGCCGCCATCCTGTTCCTGTCCTCCGCCTTCCAGTTCATGGTGCGCCAGTGGCGCACGAAGACGATCGTCGTGGTCAGCGGCTTCGCGCTGGCCGCTGCCAACCTGCTGCTCGCCTGGACCACCTTCGGCCGCACCGCGCTGCTGTTCGCGGCCAGCGTGCTGGTGACGTCCTTCGGCCACGCCCTCGCCAACGTGGCCGGCATGTCCGTGATCGGCAAGCTGACGCACCCGGGCCACCGCTCGGGGCTGCTGGCCTCGTACATGATCGTCGGCTACCTGGGCACCATCGTGCCTATCCTGGCCGTGGGCTGGCTGGCCGACCACCTGGGGCTGAGCCAGGCGGTGGCGCTGTTCTCGTACGCGATCGCGGCGCTGACGGCAGCGGTGGCGGTGTGGGCGGCGCGGACGAAGGAACTGCCGGTGCCGGACGGCGCTTAG
- a CDS encoding DUF2325 domain-containing protein, producing MEQPPFRPAAWSPSAQTWQGAAPLQDAHPERMRLGEMDPHLHCSVIGTCLSAPELRKLMAKFIGVAGTSDLDVHHEAVRLASQDSEVARTLHRALDRRHEGTVQRFTRARDDSALAALWADSLKSGEVPGAYWAVLTHRRASVELRQQAFGEVHMLSHLMGAANRADIRRLVAIEKDNAEWRERSERQQQRLAEIAGERDTAQQACDELRLRVQELERLLAAREAPQPESGSESSADALARAVALHTRRREAAEARALALAGETTLLREEKDHARAHGEELARELAAAEAELRRVAEDAPAPPAGALAGRRLLYVGGRPSSSAAIRGFAARLGAEFRHHDGGLEDRKGLLASALGWAEVVAFPVDCIDHDSALALKKACLQRGKRFLPLRTASVASLAAAVTTLAAPVNAAQTCAGPCRRHG from the coding sequence ATGGAACAGCCGCCCTTTCGACCGGCCGCCTGGTCGCCGTCCGCGCAAACCTGGCAGGGCGCCGCCCCGCTGCAGGACGCGCATCCGGAACGCATGCGCCTCGGCGAGATGGACCCGCACCTGCACTGCTCGGTGATCGGCACCTGCCTGTCCGCGCCCGAGCTGCGCAAGCTGATGGCGAAGTTCATCGGCGTGGCGGGCACGAGCGACCTCGACGTGCACCACGAGGCGGTGCGGCTGGCCAGCCAGGACTCGGAAGTCGCGCGCACCTTGCACCGGGCCCTGGACCGCCGGCACGAAGGCACCGTGCAGCGCTTCACGCGCGCCCGCGACGACAGCGCCCTGGCGGCGTTGTGGGCCGATTCGCTGAAGTCGGGCGAAGTGCCCGGCGCCTATTGGGCGGTGCTCACGCATCGCCGCGCGTCCGTGGAATTGCGCCAACAGGCCTTCGGCGAGGTGCACATGCTGTCGCACCTGATGGGGGCGGCGAACCGCGCCGACATCCGCCGCCTGGTGGCGATCGAGAAGGACAACGCCGAATGGCGGGAGCGCAGCGAACGGCAGCAGCAAAGGCTGGCCGAGATCGCCGGCGAGCGCGACACGGCGCAACAGGCCTGCGACGAGCTGCGCCTGCGGGTCCAGGAGCTGGAGCGGCTGTTGGCCGCGCGGGAGGCGCCGCAGCCGGAAAGCGGCTCGGAGTCGTCCGCCGACGCGCTGGCGCGGGCCGTGGCGCTGCACACGCGGCGGCGCGAGGCGGCCGAGGCGCGGGCCCTCGCGCTGGCCGGCGAAACCACGCTGCTGCGGGAGGAAAAGGACCATGCGCGCGCGCATGGCGAGGAACTGGCGCGCGAACTGGCCGCGGCCGAGGCCGAACTGCGGCGGGTCGCCGAAGATGCGCCAGCGCCGCCGGCCGGCGCGCTTGCGGGGCGGCGGCTGCTCTATGTAGGCGGACGCCCGAGTTCCAGTGCGGCCATCCGCGGTTTTGCCGCGCGCCTGGGCGCCGAATTCCGGCACCACGACGGCGGGCTCGAGGACCGCAAGGGGCTGCTCGCTTCCGCGCTGGGCTGGGCGGAAGTCGTGGCCTTCCCCGTGGATTGCATCGACCACGATTCCGCGCTGGCGCTGAAGAAGGCCTGCCTGCAGCGCGGCAAGCGGTTCCTGCCGCTGCGCACGGCCAGCGTCGCCAGCCTGGCGGCGGCGGTCACCACGCTCGCCGCGCCGGTGAACGCTGCGCAGACGTGCGCCGGTCCGTGCCGGCGGCATGGCTGA
- a CDS encoding winged helix-turn-helix domain-containing protein, producing the protein MSQRVQFRLRIYRDDVVAIGPGKVALLEAIAETGSISGAARQLEMSYRRAWVLVDEMNQSLASPAVATAAGGAHGGGASLTPTGQEIVLRYRAIENTARLAAAAEIAALTRLVAA; encoded by the coding sequence ATGAGCCAACGCGTCCAATTCCGCCTGCGCATCTACCGGGACGACGTCGTCGCCATCGGCCCGGGCAAGGTCGCCCTGCTGGAGGCCATCGCCGAAACCGGTTCGATCTCGGGCGCCGCGCGGCAGCTGGAGATGTCCTACCGCCGGGCCTGGGTGCTGGTCGACGAGATGAACCAGTCGCTGGCTTCGCCCGCCGTGGCCACGGCGGCCGGCGGCGCGCACGGCGGCGGCGCTTCGCTCACGCCGACCGGCCAGGAGATCGTCTTGCGCTACCGCGCCATCGAGAACACGGCGCGCCTGGCCGCCGCCGCGGAGATCGCGGCCCTGACGCGGCTGGTCGCCGCCTGA
- a CDS encoding GntR family transcriptional regulator has protein sequence MRSSMPGVSLHRQVFLVLRDRIVSGALPAASPLPTEGELCEQFGVSRITVRRALADLTAQGLVERRHGVGSFVQAGARVQREQASLDYVESLRQRAAETKVTVLGLERVVPPADIAAFLGLQPADKAVHVRRLRRLEGQPVMLTEAWVPLDLGQHVTALALRRQALYEIVQAQGVTLGRVVQEITAVAASPEQAQHLATEPGAPVLQLVRLMHGRDARPIEHLTVWTSPERSRIVTELTLTDVDTLRTGRLVHDRGRP, from the coding sequence ATGCGGTCGTCGATGCCGGGAGTGTCGCTGCACCGCCAGGTCTTCCTGGTGCTGCGGGACCGCATCGTCAGCGGCGCGTTGCCGGCGGCGTCGCCGCTGCCCACGGAGGGAGAGCTGTGCGAACAGTTCGGCGTCTCGCGCATCACCGTGCGCCGGGCGCTGGCCGACCTCACGGCGCAAGGCCTGGTCGAGCGCCGGCATGGCGTGGGCAGCTTCGTCCAGGCCGGTGCGCGGGTGCAGCGCGAGCAGGCCAGCCTGGACTATGTCGAAAGCCTGCGCCAGCGCGCCGCCGAAACCAAGGTGACGGTGCTGGGGCTGGAGCGGGTGGTTCCGCCTGCGGACATCGCGGCCTTCCTCGGCCTGCAGCCGGCCGACAAGGCCGTGCACGTGCGGCGCCTGCGCCGCCTCGAGGGCCAGCCGGTGATGCTGACCGAAGCCTGGGTCCCGCTGGACCTGGGGCAGCACGTCACCGCGCTGGCGCTGCGCCGCCAGGCCTTGTACGAAATCGTGCAGGCGCAGGGCGTGACCCTGGGCCGCGTGGTGCAGGAGATCACGGCGGTCGCCGCGTCCCCCGAGCAGGCGCAGCACCTGGCGACCGAGCCCGGCGCGCCGGTGCTGCAACTGGTGCGCCTGATGCACGGGCGCGATGCGCGACCGATCGAACACCTCACGGTGTGGACGAGCCCGGAGCGCAGCCGGATCGTGACCGAGCTGACCTTGACCGACGTCGATACCTTGCGGACCGGGCGGCTGGTGCACGACCGCGGTCGGCCTTAG
- a CDS encoding MDR family MFS transporter translates to MTSNPEPAAGEAASRDIRRVIRALMLVMALAALDQSIVATALPRIVGELGGVQHLSWVVTAYILASTAVMPLYGKLSDQYGRKPVLYTAIALFLVGSMLCALAQTLLQLIVFRAVQGLGAGGLLPLAQIIIGDLVPPARRGRRQGNVVAIFAVCSVLGPVLGGVITDLLSWHWIFLVNVPVGALSFYVIARTLHNTNTLRERQIDFAGAALLTAATMAFLLVLTLGGTEWPWWSLPTGLGLLAGGVLTAVLVWHLHRAPEPVLPPALFGNRVFLVACLVLALTIMGMQGSALFFPLFFQTVMGVTPSHSGFLTGPLMIGIVIAAIVNGRVILPRTGRYKPTQVVGLSIAVLAFAVLAWAVATSRGFGVLEPPIFFLGLGLGLVMPNMTIAVQNALPMRHLGVGTATLAFFRSLGGLVGVAGAGAILNNLLQNAGLAPGPAGEGLHVAAASADLLPAYRSAIAAVFSTGVGVIALALVAVRWLPEKPLAAHRGADEQG, encoded by the coding sequence ATGACAAGCAATCCCGAACCTGCGGCCGGCGAAGCCGCCTCCCGCGACATCCGCCGCGTCATCCGGGCCCTCATGCTCGTCATGGCCCTGGCCGCGCTGGACCAGAGCATCGTCGCCACCGCGCTGCCGCGCATCGTGGGCGAGCTCGGGGGCGTGCAGCACCTGTCCTGGGTCGTCACCGCCTACATCCTGGCGTCCACCGCGGTGATGCCGCTGTACGGCAAGCTGTCCGACCAGTACGGCCGCAAGCCGGTGCTTTACACGGCGATCGCGCTGTTCCTGGTCGGCTCCATGCTCTGCGCGCTGGCGCAGACGCTGCTGCAGCTGATCGTCTTCCGCGCCGTGCAGGGCCTGGGCGCGGGCGGGCTGCTGCCGCTGGCGCAGATCATCATCGGCGACCTCGTGCCGCCCGCACGGCGCGGGCGCCGGCAGGGCAACGTGGTCGCGATCTTCGCCGTCTGCAGCGTGCTGGGGCCGGTGCTGGGCGGCGTCATCACCGACCTGCTGTCGTGGCACTGGATCTTCCTGGTGAACGTGCCGGTGGGCGCTTTGTCCTTCTACGTCATCGCCCGCACGCTCCACAACACCAACACCTTGCGCGAGCGCCAGATCGACTTCGCCGGCGCGGCCCTGCTGACCGCCGCCACCATGGCCTTCCTGCTGGTTCTGACCCTGGGCGGCACCGAATGGCCCTGGTGGTCGCTGCCCACGGGCCTGGGCCTGCTGGCGGGCGGCGTGCTGACGGCGGTGCTGGTGTGGCACCTGCACCGCGCGCCGGAGCCCGTGCTGCCGCCGGCCCTGTTCGGCAACCGCGTGTTCCTGGTGGCCTGCCTGGTGCTCGCGCTGACGATCATGGGCATGCAGGGCTCGGCCCTGTTCTTCCCGCTGTTCTTCCAGACCGTGATGGGCGTGACGCCTTCGCATTCGGGCTTCCTCACGGGGCCGCTGATGATCGGCATCGTCATCGCGGCGATCGTCAACGGCCGCGTGATCCTGCCGCGCACCGGGCGCTACAAGCCGACGCAGGTGGTCGGGCTGTCCATCGCCGTCCTGGCTTTCGCTGTGCTCGCCTGGGCCGTGGCCACCTCGCGCGGCTTCGGCGTGCTGGAGCCGCCCATCTTTTTCCTGGGGCTGGGCCTGGGGCTGGTGATGCCGAACATGACCATCGCCGTGCAGAACGCGCTGCCGATGCGCCATCTGGGCGTCGGCACGGCCACGCTGGCCTTCTTCCGCTCGCTGGGCGGGCTGGTCGGCGTCGCCGGCGCCGGCGCGATCCTCAACAACCTGCTGCAGAACGCGGGACTGGCCCCGGGGCCGGCGGGCGAGGGCCTGCACGTCGCTGCGGCGTCCGCCGACCTGCTGCCTGCGTATCGCTCCGCCATCGCCGCGGTGTTCAGCACCGGCGTGGGCGTGATCGCGCTGGCGCTGGTGGCGGTGCGCTGGCTGCCGGAGAAGCCGCTGGCCGCGCATCGCGGCGCGGACGAACAGGGCTAG